From the genome of Marinobacter sp. F4206:
GCAGCTTGCAAGTATCCATTCCTTCCACCCATAACTAAACAGACCGCCCAGACCGGCGGAACCGATGCAACGGGGACATTGCGTGAACTAAGAGCCGACTATAAGAGAGCAAGCGAGGGGCTATCTATGACTATCATGCAGCACTTTAAAGACAGGTATGAGAGTACCCAGGAAGAAGAATTCAGCCTGGAGGAATACCTGGAGATCTGCAAAAAGGACCCAACGGCCTACGCCACGGCCGCTGAGAGAATGCTAATTGCCATCGGCGAACCCGAACTCGTCGACACCTCTCGTGACCCCCGCTTGTCACGCATCTTCTCCAACAAGGTTATCAAGCGATACCCTGAATTTTCCGAGTTCTACGGCATGGAAGACGCCGTGGAAAATATCGTGTCCTTCTTTCGCCATGCCGCCCAGGGCCTGGAAGAAAAGAAACAGATCCTGTACCTGCTCGGCCCGGTGGGCGGCGGCAAGTCCTCCCTCGCGGAAAAGCTCAAGTCTCTGATGCAGAAGGTGCCCTTTTATTCCATCAAGGGCTCGCCGGTGAACGAATCGCCACTCGGCCTGTTCGATCCATCGGAAGACGCCCAGATCCTCGAAGAGGAATACGGGATCCCGTCCCGGTACCTGACCTCCATCATGTCACCCTGGGCGGTCAAGCGCCTGCATGAGTTTGGCGGCGATATCAGCCAGTTCCGGGTGGTCAAGAAATACCCCTCGGTACTCGACCAGATCGGCGTATCGAAAACCGAGCCAGGGGACGACAACAACCAGGACATCTCCGCCCTGGTCGGCAAGGTCAACATCCGCATGCTGGAAGATTTCTCCCAGGATGATCCGGACGCCTACAGCTTCAGCGGCGGCCTGTGCAAGGCCAACCAGGGGCTTCTGGAATTCGTGGAAATGTTCAAGGCACCGATCAAGGTCCTGCACCCGTTGCTGACCGCGACCCAGGAAGGCAACTACAACACCACCGAAGGTATGGGTTCGGTGCCCTTCGATGGCGTAATCCTGGCCCACTCCAATGAATCCGAGTGGCAGACGTTCCGCAACAACAAGCACAACGAGGCCTTCCTTGACCGGGTGTACATCGTCAAGGTGCCCTATTGTGTGCGGGTGACCGAAGAGATCGAAATCTACAAGAAGCTGCTGAAAAACAGTTCCCTGTCTGGCGCACCCTGCGCTCCCGACACACTGGACATGCTCGCGCAATTCACCGTGCTGTCGCGCATCAAGGAGCCGGAGAACTCCAGCATTTTCTCGAAGATGCGAGTCTACGACGGCCAGAACATCAAGGACACCGACCCCAAGGCCAAGTCGATCCAGGAGTACCGCGATGCGGCCGGGGTGAATGAGGGCATGGACGGGCTGTCCACACGCTTCGCGTTCAAGATCCTGTCCAAGGTGTTCAACTTCGACACCGCAGAAGTGGCGGCCAACCCGGTCCACCTGCTGTATGTGATCGAGAAACAGATTGAGCAGGAGCAGTACCCGGCCGAGGTCCAGGAACGCTATCTGCGCTTCATCAAGGAATTCCTGGCGCCGCATTATGTCCAGTTCATTGGCAAGGAGATCCAGACCGCCTACCTCGAAAGCTACAGCGAGTACGGGCAGAACCTGTTTGACCGCTACGTCACCTACGCCGACTTCTGGATTCAGGACCAGGAATACCGCGACCCGGAAACCGGCGAGATCCTCGACCGCTCTTCCATTAATGACGAACTGGAGAAGATCGAGAAGCCCGCGGGCATCAGCAACCCGAAAGATTTCCGCAACGAAGTGGTCAACTTCGTACTCCGGGCCCGGGCCAATAATCAGGGACGCAATCCGTCTTGGCTCAGCTATGAGAAGCTGCGCAGTGTGATCGAGAAGAAAATGTTCTCGAACACCGAAGACCTGTTGCCGGTTATCTCGTTCAACCCGAAAGCCAGCCAGGAAGATCAGAAGAAGCACAAGCAGTTCGTCGAGCGCATGGTCGACCGAGGCTACACGGAGAAACAGGTACGTCTGCTTGCAGAATGGTATCTGAGGGTTCGCAAGTCTCACTAAGTCAGCGACCAAGTGCTGAACTGGAGTAACGTTATGGGTATGACCCACGTAGTCGACCGGCGACTGAACGGGAAAAACAAGAGCGCGGTGAACCGGGAACGGTTCCTGCGCCGCTACCGCCACCACATCAAGAAAGCGGTGGCGGACGCGGTGCAGCGGCGTTCCATTACCGACATCGAACGCGGCGAAAACGTCAGCATCCCGACCCGGGATATCGAGGAACCGATCTTCCATCATGGCCAGGGTGGTCGCCGGGAGGTGGTGCACCCGGGTAACCAGGAGTTCGTGGCCGGCGATACCATCCCGAAGCCGCCCGGAGGCGGTGGCGGAGGTCAGGGTCAGGGCAAGGCAAGTCCCGACGGCGAGGGCATGGATGAATTCGCATTCCAGATCACCCAGGAGGAATTTCTGGACTTCCTGTTTGACGACCTGGAACTGCCTAACCTGGCCCGCAAGAAGCTCAAGGACACCGATGCCTTCAAATACGTGCGATCCGGCTTCACCACCCAGGGGGTGCCGGCCAAGCTTGACGTGGTGCGTTCACTCCGTGGCGCCCACGCCCGCAGGCTTGGTCTTGGCGGGGCGCGCAAGAAGAAGATCCGGGAACTGGAAGAACAGCTGGCCGCCTTGAAGTCGGCTCCGGAAGATCTGGACCCGGCGTTCAGCCACGATGATCAGATACAGGTACTGGAAGAGGAAATCACCCGCCTGAAGGCGAACGTCCGACGCATCCCGTTTATCGACGAGATCGACCTGCGCTACCGGCAGCACCTGAAGCATCCGCAGCCGGCAACCAGCGCGGTGATGTTCTGCCTGATGGACGTCTCCGGCTCCATGACCCAGATGCATAAGGACATCGCCAAGCGCTTTTTCATTCTGCTCTACCTGTTTCTGAAGAAGAACTACAAGAAGATCGACGTGGTCTTCATTCGTCACCACACCAGCGCCAAGGAAGTGGATGAGGAAGAGTTCTTCTACTCGCGGGAAACCGGCGGCACCATCGTGTCGAGCGCGTTGAAGCTGATGAAGAAGATTGTCGAGTCCCGGTATCCGCCCTCCGAATGGAACATCTATGCCGCGCAGGCATCGGATGGGGACAACTGGAACGATGACTCACCGGTCTGCAGCAAGATACTGGCCGAGAGCATCCTGCCCCTGGTGCAGTATTACGCCTATATCGAGATTACGCCCCAGGATCACCAGATGCTCTGGTACGAGTACGAGAAGATCATGGAGCGTTTCCCCCAGAGCTTTGCCATGCAACAGATCGCCGACCCGGGGGAGATTTACCCGGTATTCCGCCACCTGTTCGAGAGGAAAGCCGCATGACCGATATGATGGACCGTCCCGGCGTTCCGGAAAGCCCGCATGCCGGCGACCGACAGCCCATATCCACGAGTTCCGAGTGGACCTTCGATCTGATCAGACAATACGACGACGAAATAGCCAAATGCGCGGCCGAGTTCGGCCTTGATACCTACCCGAATCAGATTGAGGTCATCAGTGCCGAACAGATGATGGATGCGTACAGTTCCGTGGGCATGCCGGTGGGCTATCACCACTGGTCCTTTGGCAAGCAGTTCCTGAGCACATCGAAAGGCTACCAGCGGGGCCAGATGGGTCTGGCCTATGAAATCGTCATCAATTCCGATCCCTGCATCGCCTACCTGATGGAGGAAAACACCCTGCCCATGCAGGCTCTGGTGATTGCCCACGCCTGCTATGGCCATAACTCCTTCTTCAAGGGCAACTACCTGTTCCGTACCTGGACCGATGCCAGCGCCATCATCGACTATCTGGTGTTTGCCCGACACTATGTGGCGGAATGCGAGGAGCGTTACGGCGTGGATGCCGTGGAACAGATTCTCGATTCCTGCCATGCCCTGATGAATTACGGCGTTGACCGTTACAAGCGCCCTGCGCCTATTTCCGCGGTGGAAGAACAACGCCGGCAAGTGGAGCGCGAGGAGTACCAGCAGCGTCGGATCAATGACCTGTGGCGCACCATCCCCAGGCTCGACGACGACGAGGATCCGGTCAAACGCCAGATGCGTTTCCCAGAAGAGCCCCAGGAAAACATACTCTATTTCATCGAGAAGAACGCGCCGCTGCTGGAAACCTGGCAGCGTGAAATTGTCCGCATCGTGCGCAAGCTGGGACAGTATTTCTACCCGCAACGGCAGACCCAGGTGATGAACGAGGGCTGGGCAACGTTCTGGCACTACACGCTCACGCACAAAATGTACGAGAAAGGCCTGGTCAACGATGGCTTCATGCTGGAATTCCTGCAGAGCCATACCGCGGTGGTCTATCAGCCGCCGTTCAACAGCCCCTGGTATTCAGGGCTGAATCCCTACACGCTGGGTTTCTCCATCTTCATGGATCTGCGGCGGATCTGCGAGAACCCCACCGATGAAGACCGCGAGTGGTTCCCGGACATCGCCGGCTCCGACTGGCTGGAAACCTTGCATTTCGCCATGAAGAACTTCAAGGACGAGAGTTTCATCCAGCAGTTCCTGTCACCGAAAGTCATGCGGGATCTGAAACTGTTCGCCATCCAGAACGACGACGAGGAAGACGTTTACCGGGTTACCGCCATTCACGATGACCCCGGTTACCGAATTCTGCGCGAGAAGCTGGCACGCCAGTACAACCTCAGTTACCGGGAACCCAATATCCAGGTCTGGAACGTGGACGTGCGCGGCGACCGCTCACTGACCCTCCGGCACATTCCCGTGGACCGGGTGCCCCTGGGCGACGAGACGGATGAAGTGCTGCGTCACGTACACCGGTTGTGGGGCTTCGACGTGCATCTGGAAAGCGTCGATGAGGGCACCATGGTTGAAGAGCACCATTGCCCAGCCCGGGAGTTTGAGGAGGACTGACCTGGAACCCACTGGCTTCACCGGACCGGCGCTGGCTGGTCCGGTCCTGCGCCATTGCGCCCCAGACTTACTGGTTCTCTGGCTGGCCACCAGCAGGAGCGAAACCTTCCATATCCGCATAATCGACGGCAAGGACTGCCTGGTGGATCGACCGGTGAGCGACCACGAACTTGTCCGGCTCAGAATTGGGGCTCACGCCTGGCTCAATCTCCTGACCATCTCTCCGGACTCCCCTCTGCCCCGCAATACCCGGCTCGAGTATGACCTCGGGCTAACCCGCGCTTCCGACCATGAGCACACGTGGATACAGGACTGGGCCCCTCACCTGTGTCCCGACGACCGCGAGCGCCCCGGCTTCACCCTGAAAGCGAAGCTGGACCGCATCCTTCATGGCTCCTGCCGGCGGCCACACCATCCCGCAGCCGACGGCCTGGTGCGGGCCGACGAGGAGCTGCACAAGGCCGAGCAGCTGGAAGATGTTCCGTCCCTGTTACTGATGACCGGCGACCAGATCTACGCCGATGATGTGGCCGGGCCGATGCTGCATGCCATTCACTGTGTTATCAATCAGCTTGGGCTTTACCATGAGCCCCTTGAGGGGGCTTCGCTCAGCCATAGCCGTGAGCTGACCTCCATGCCAAAGGCCTACTACCACCGGGATGCCCTGCTGCCGGAATCGGAATTCAACGAGGATCTGACCGAGCGTTTCTTCGGCGGCGTACGGAAGCCGGTTTTTACCACTGCCAGCGCCGGCAATCACCTGATCTCCTTTGCCGAAATCATGGCGATGTATCTGCTGGTGTGGTCGCCGGAACCCTGGGCCCTTGTCATCGCCGCCGAGCCCGTCAAAGACCCGAAAGAGCTGGCCCGATACCGCAGGGAACAGGCAGCCGTCGATGACTTTCGCAGGAGCCTGCCTCGGGCAACGCGCGCCATGGCCAACGTACCTGTCTACATGATCTTTGATGACCATGATGTGACTGACGACTGGAACCTCTCGGCCCTGTGGGAGACTACCGCCTATCAACATCCCTTTTCGCGGCGCATCATTGGCAATGCGCTGCTGGGTTATCTTTTGTGCCAGGGTTGGGGCAATCAGCCGCAATATTTCCGGGACATCATCGACCATTGCCAACAGCTGTTCGAAACCAGCAGCGAGCAGCATGAACTGGACAAGACGCTCCAGGACGAATTGATCGACCAGTTGTTTCAGTTTGATCACTGGCATTACACCCTGCCCACCTCACCCAGACTGGTGGTGCTGGACACGCGCACCCATCGCTGGCGCAGCGAGATTCGCCGCAGGCATCCTTCCGGGCTGATGGACTGGGAATCGCTTACCGATTTCCAGCATGAAATCATGGGCGAGCAGGCTGTCGTGGTGGTTTCGGCTGCCCCCATGTTCGGGGTGAAGCTGATTGAAATAATCCAGCAGATGTTTACCTTTTTCCGCAAGCCGCTGCTGGTGGACGCGGAAAACTGGATGGCGCATCGGGGCGCCGCCAGTGTGTTGCTCAATATTTTTGGGCATTCCCGAACGCCCAGACACTTCGTGATCCTTTCCGGGGATGTCCACTATTCCTTTGCCTACGACGTGCGCCTGCGCCACAAACAGAACGGCCCCCGTATCTGGCAGATCACCAGTAGCGGCATCAAGAACGAATTCCCCAATGGCCTGCTGGAGTGGCTGGACCGCCTCAATCGCTGGCTGTTTGCGCCCTGGTCGCCACTGAACTGGTTCACCAAGAGGCGGCGCATGTGGATTTCACCCAGACTGCCCGAGGGCCGGGAGGCCGGTGAGCGGCTGTGGAACTGCTCGGGAATCGGAGACGTGCGACTCGATGACGAAGGCGCACCAACCGCCATCCGGCAACTGGACGCCGGAGGCGGGGGCACAATTTTTCAGCCGCGGATCAAAGACGACTGATCAGGCATTGACCGAAGGCAGCCCGGACAATGCCATGGCCAGCTCCTGTTCGTCGTATTCATGGTCGCTCAGTTCACCGGCAAAATAGGAGGTGTAGGCCGCCATATCGAAATGGCCGTGGCCGCAGAGGTTGAACAGGATCACCTCGTCTTTGCCTTCCCGCTTACAGCGCAGCGCTTCATCAATGGCGCCCTTGACCGCATGATTGGCCTCCGGGGCAGGTACGATACCCTCGTTCTTCGCAAACAGAACGCCAGCCTCGAAGCACTCACGCTGGGTGTAGGACACTGCGTCAAACAGCCCCAACTCCTTGGCGTGGGACACCAGAGGTGCCATACCGTGATAGCGAAGACCGCCGGCGTGGAAACCCGGCGGTGTGAACCCCGAGCCCAGGGTGTGCATCTTAGTAAGCGGCGTCATGTGTGCGGTATCGCCGTAATCGTAGGCGTACTTGCCGCGGGTCAGGGTGGGACAGGCCGAGGGCTCTACCGCGACGATCCGGGATTTTTCACCGCCTCTCAGCGCGTGGCCCATAAACGGGAAGGCGATGCCGGCAAAGTTGGAGCCGCCACCGGTACAACCGACAATCACATCCGGCCAGCAGTCCGCCATTTCCATCTGCTGCATGGCTTCCAGGCCGATGATGCTCTGATGGAGCAGCACGTGATTGAGAACCGAGCCCAGGGCGTACTTGGTATTCGGGTCCTGCACGGCAAGCTCAACCGCTTCGGAGATGGCGATACCGAGGCTGCCGGTGTGGTCCGGTGTCTCGGCCAGCACCTTGCGGCCAAACTCGGTCAGCTCCGAGGGTGAGGCCACACACTTGGCACCGTAGGTTTCCATGACCGCCCGGCGATAGGGCTTCTGGTTGTAGGAAACCCGCACCTGAAACACCGTAACGTCCATATCAAACAAGGAACCGGCGAAGGACAGTGACGTGCCCCACTGACCGGCCCCGGTTTCGGTGGTGAGGGTACGAATGCCCGCCTCGCGGTTATAGAACGCCTGGGGAATGGCGGTATTGGGCTTGTGACTACCGGCCGGGCTCACGCCTTCGTATTTGTAGAAAATCTTTGCTGGAGTCCCGAGCGCCTTTTCCAGGCGATGGGCCCGGTACAGGGGGGCCGGCCGCCACAGGTTGTAGACGTCGCGTACCGGCTCCGGAATCTCGATTTCCCGTTCAGTGGTTATTTCCTGCTCGATCAGCGCCATCGGAAACAGCGGCTCCAGATCCGATGGCCCGACCGGTTGCTGTGTGCCCGGATGCAGCACCGCCGGAAGCGGCTCCGGCAGATCCGCCTGCAGGTTGTACCAGTACTTGGGCATCTGGCTTTCATCGAGAAGAAACTTGGTTTGCATTTTTTGGATTTCCTCGTTTTTGTTTGATTTTCAGACCGGTAACAGGGATTCAATCAGATCAACCAGCCAGGGCACCAGCAAGGCCGTAGCGAACGCTGAAAGCGCCATCGCGAGGCCGGAAAAGGCGCCCATTTGGGAGCTTACCTGAAACGCACGGGCGGTCCCGATACCGTGAGCCGCAACCCCCATGGCAATGCCCTTGGCGGTGTCGTCCCGAACGCGGATCCACTCGAACAGTTTGGTACCCAGCACGGCGCCCGTGATGCCAGTGACAACCACCAGCACCGCCGTCAGCGACGGAAGCCCACCGATTTTTTCAGAAATGCCCATTGCCACCGGCGCCGTTGCCGACTTTGGTGCCAGGGACATCTGAATCTCCAGAGACCCGCCCAGAAGCCGGGCCAGGGCAATGGAGCTACCGGCGGCAATGACAACGCCACAGAACAGCGAAATCGTCACCGGCAACCAGAGCTGTCGAAGCTTGGAAAACTGTTGATACAGGGGAACGGCCAAAGCCACCGTCGCCGGCCCCAGCAGAAAGTGGACGAACTGCCCACCCTCAAAATAATCGTTGTAGGACGTGCCGGTGAGCAGGAGCAGCCCGATCAACATCGCCACCGAGGTCACCACCGGATTGGCCAGTGGGCTGGCGTCGGTGCGCAGATACAGGCGGTAGGCCAGTCCATAGGCGACCAGGGTAATGGTCAGGCCCAGCAGCGGTGAGGCGGAGAGGTAGACCCAGATGTCTGTCAGAGCCGCGTCATTCATTGCCACGTCCCTCCCCGCCGGCACCGGGTTTAACCAGCCAGCGCGTGGTCAGTTGCATAATCAGCGCGGTCGCCACCATGGTGATGACCGTGCTCAGCAACAGGGACAGCGCGATAGGAATCCACTCATCGGCAATGCGGTTAAAGTGCGCCATCATGCCAACCCCGGCCGGAACAAAAAGCAGGGACAGGTGAGAAAGGAGCGCCGACGATGCCTGCTCGACGGATTCCGGCGTCTGGCCGCGAATCCACAGGGTGATGAAGAGCATGACCATGCCCAGCACCGGCCCGGGGATGGGTACCCCGGCAAGGCGTACGGTCACTTCGCCAATCAGCTGATACACCAGCAACAGCGTTATTCCATTGAGAAACTGCATCACGAGGGCTCCGCCGACAGACACCGGTTAATATCAGAGCATAGCCACTAACGGCCGGAGTGAACACTCAACGGAAGTCTGACAGGTGACCGCGGGCTCGTTCCGTTGAAAGCGTTAAATGTCGCAAAAGCCGGAACTTTCCGCTCACTAACATCGTGAACATGTCTGGTTATCAGTATACTTGCAGCTAACAACTAAAACCCCTTACACCCGTGGAGTACAACAAGGAATGAAACGCCTGGGAACATTGGATGCCTCCTGGCTGGCCGTTGAGTCTGAAGACACCCCGATGCACGTCGGAAACCTGCAGATTTTTTCGCTGCCCGATGGCGCTCCCGACACCTTTTTACGCGACCTCGTCACCCGGATGAAAGAAACCGGCGACGTGGCACCACCCTGGAACCTGAAACTGGCCTGGTCCGGATTCCTTGGACGCCTGGTGGCACCGGCCTGGAAGGTCGACAAGACCATAGACCTGGATTACCACGTACGCCATTCAGCCCTGCCCCGCCCCGGCGGCGAACGGGAGCTGGGCATCCTGGTTTCCCG
Proteins encoded in this window:
- a CDS encoding TrpB-like pyridoxal phosphate-dependent enzyme — translated: MQTKFLLDESQMPKYWYNLQADLPEPLPAVLHPGTQQPVGPSDLEPLFPMALIEQEITTEREIEIPEPVRDVYNLWRPAPLYRAHRLEKALGTPAKIFYKYEGVSPAGSHKPNTAIPQAFYNREAGIRTLTTETGAGQWGTSLSFAGSLFDMDVTVFQVRVSYNQKPYRRAVMETYGAKCVASPSELTEFGRKVLAETPDHTGSLGIAISEAVELAVQDPNTKYALGSVLNHVLLHQSIIGLEAMQQMEMADCWPDVIVGCTGGGSNFAGIAFPFMGHALRGGEKSRIVAVEPSACPTLTRGKYAYDYGDTAHMTPLTKMHTLGSGFTPPGFHAGGLRYHGMAPLVSHAKELGLFDAVSYTQRECFEAGVLFAKNEGIVPAPEANHAVKGAIDEALRCKREGKDEVILFNLCGHGHFDMAAYTSYFAGELSDHEYDEQELAMALSGLPSVNA
- a CDS encoding alkaline phosphatase D family protein; this translates as MRAPWLKSTIAQPGSLRRTDLEPTGFTGPALAGPVLRHCAPDLLVLWLATSRSETFHIRIIDGKDCLVDRPVSDHELVRLRIGAHAWLNLLTISPDSPLPRNTRLEYDLGLTRASDHEHTWIQDWAPHLCPDDRERPGFTLKAKLDRILHGSCRRPHHPAADGLVRADEELHKAEQLEDVPSLLLMTGDQIYADDVAGPMLHAIHCVINQLGLYHEPLEGASLSHSRELTSMPKAYYHRDALLPESEFNEDLTERFFGGVRKPVFTTASAGNHLISFAEIMAMYLLVWSPEPWALVIAAEPVKDPKELARYRREQAAVDDFRRSLPRATRAMANVPVYMIFDDHDVTDDWNLSALWETTAYQHPFSRRIIGNALLGYLLCQGWGNQPQYFRDIIDHCQQLFETSSEQHELDKTLQDELIDQLFQFDHWHYTLPTSPRLVVLDTRTHRWRSEIRRRHPSGLMDWESLTDFQHEIMGEQAVVVVSAAPMFGVKLIEIIQQMFTFFRKPLLVDAENWMAHRGAASVLLNIFGHSRTPRHFVILSGDVHYSFAYDVRLRHKQNGPRIWQITSSGIKNEFPNGLLEWLDRLNRWLFAPWSPLNWFTKRRRMWISPRLPEGREAGERLWNCSGIGDVRLDDEGAPTAIRQLDAGGGGTIFQPRIKDD
- a CDS encoding LrgB family protein encodes the protein MNDAALTDIWVYLSASPLLGLTITLVAYGLAYRLYLRTDASPLANPVVTSVAMLIGLLLLTGTSYNDYFEGGQFVHFLLGPATVALAVPLYQQFSKLRQLWLPVTISLFCGVVIAAGSSIALARLLGGSLEIQMSLAPKSATAPVAMGISEKIGGLPSLTAVLVVVTGITGAVLGTKLFEWIRVRDDTAKGIAMGVAAHGIGTARAFQVSSQMGAFSGLAMALSAFATALLVPWLVDLIESLLPV
- a CDS encoding CidA/LrgA family protein, with product MQFLNGITLLLVYQLIGEVTVRLAGVPIPGPVLGMVMLFITLWIRGQTPESVEQASSALLSHLSLLFVPAGVGMMAHFNRIADEWIPIALSLLLSTVITMVATALIMQLTTRWLVKPGAGGEGRGNE
- a CDS encoding PrkA family serine protein kinase, whose protein sequence is MTIMQHFKDRYESTQEEEFSLEEYLEICKKDPTAYATAAERMLIAIGEPELVDTSRDPRLSRIFSNKVIKRYPEFSEFYGMEDAVENIVSFFRHAAQGLEEKKQILYLLGPVGGGKSSLAEKLKSLMQKVPFYSIKGSPVNESPLGLFDPSEDAQILEEEYGIPSRYLTSIMSPWAVKRLHEFGGDISQFRVVKKYPSVLDQIGVSKTEPGDDNNQDISALVGKVNIRMLEDFSQDDPDAYSFSGGLCKANQGLLEFVEMFKAPIKVLHPLLTATQEGNYNTTEGMGSVPFDGVILAHSNESEWQTFRNNKHNEAFLDRVYIVKVPYCVRVTEEIEIYKKLLKNSSLSGAPCAPDTLDMLAQFTVLSRIKEPENSSIFSKMRVYDGQNIKDTDPKAKSIQEYRDAAGVNEGMDGLSTRFAFKILSKVFNFDTAEVAANPVHLLYVIEKQIEQEQYPAEVQERYLRFIKEFLAPHYVQFIGKEIQTAYLESYSEYGQNLFDRYVTYADFWIQDQEYRDPETGEILDRSSINDELEKIEKPAGISNPKDFRNEVVNFVLRARANNQGRNPSWLSYEKLRSVIEKKMFSNTEDLLPVISFNPKASQEDQKKHKQFVERMVDRGYTEKQVRLLAEWYLRVRKSH
- a CDS encoding SpoVR family protein — its product is MTDMMDRPGVPESPHAGDRQPISTSSEWTFDLIRQYDDEIAKCAAEFGLDTYPNQIEVISAEQMMDAYSSVGMPVGYHHWSFGKQFLSTSKGYQRGQMGLAYEIVINSDPCIAYLMEENTLPMQALVIAHACYGHNSFFKGNYLFRTWTDASAIIDYLVFARHYVAECEERYGVDAVEQILDSCHALMNYGVDRYKRPAPISAVEEQRRQVEREEYQQRRINDLWRTIPRLDDDEDPVKRQMRFPEEPQENILYFIEKNAPLLETWQREIVRIVRKLGQYFYPQRQTQVMNEGWATFWHYTLTHKMYEKGLVNDGFMLEFLQSHTAVVYQPPFNSPWYSGLNPYTLGFSIFMDLRRICENPTDEDREWFPDIAGSDWLETLHFAMKNFKDESFIQQFLSPKVMRDLKLFAIQNDDEEDVYRVTAIHDDPGYRILREKLARQYNLSYREPNIQVWNVDVRGDRSLTLRHIPVDRVPLGDETDEVLRHVHRLWGFDVHLESVDEGTMVEEHHCPAREFEED
- a CDS encoding YeaH/YhbH family protein; amino-acid sequence: MGMTHVVDRRLNGKNKSAVNRERFLRRYRHHIKKAVADAVQRRSITDIERGENVSIPTRDIEEPIFHHGQGGRREVVHPGNQEFVAGDTIPKPPGGGGGGQGQGKASPDGEGMDEFAFQITQEEFLDFLFDDLELPNLARKKLKDTDAFKYVRSGFTTQGVPAKLDVVRSLRGAHARRLGLGGARKKKIRELEEQLAALKSAPEDLDPAFSHDDQIQVLEEEITRLKANVRRIPFIDEIDLRYRQHLKHPQPATSAVMFCLMDVSGSMTQMHKDIAKRFFILLYLFLKKNYKKIDVVFIRHHTSAKEVDEEEFFYSRETGGTIVSSALKLMKKIVESRYPPSEWNIYAAQASDGDNWNDDSPVCSKILAESILPLVQYYAYIEITPQDHQMLWYEYEKIMERFPQSFAMQQIADPGEIYPVFRHLFERKAA